The Gigantopelta aegis isolate Gae_Host chromosome 3, Gae_host_genome, whole genome shotgun sequence genome segment GTAATTAGTTTTCTATTTAAtcttgtatttatattatactttttcaGGATGACAATCATAAAGTCAGCAACATCATTGATGGTAATGGTTTCAAATGTTGGTTATCACAGCCACAGGAAAAATCTGGACAAATTGAAGCAGTATTTCAGTTGGAGAAAGAGTGTTTAATTGCTAATATTGATGTTGGTAAGGCATTGTATTATTCTTCGGTTATAGCAAACATGGAACCATGTGAAAACAGGACCAAACTGGACTAAACAGAACCTAGCTATGGTTGAAATGATACCAATAAAACAACAGTTAATAATTTATGtccaaacattttgttaacaCATTGTACATAAAGGATATTGGTAGTCAACTTGGTTATGTATGAAAATTAATTCAGCCATGTTATGTTGCCACTGAATGAAAGATTGTGTTATTATTTGCAAAAAATGCTAAAGAAATCACAGATATTTGCAGAAAATGcatcaaaacaaatacatgcaGGTTATTCAACAATTACCGGGTATGCTCTAATTCTGTGACATATCTAAATCAAACAATGCTTTTTATCTTTAActgttattttgtgtgttttttaaaaatataaccaaCTAAAATGGTTCTGTTTTTTTTAGTAGTTCTATTTTAGCCTGATACCTTACTCTTACaattatgattaaaaaatatatttgtatatatattgatcAAATAAATAGTAGAAAATGAAACTGACCATAATTGAGTGGTTTACTTTGCTAGTGTAATGGCAATATTTCAGTTGCATAGTATtgcttttataaaattctacTTTTCCACTAAATAACTGTTGATATAtattctgcttgtaaaataaaatattttttctttcatttttaaaaatgttacagaTTGATCACTTTTAAGTAATGACATTAATTGAATGGGACGGGATgttgctcagtggtacagtgctagcctgatgcacgatcgatctaggatcgattcccggtcggtgggcccattgggttatttctcgttccagccagtgctccacaactggtgtaacaaaggccatggtatgtactatcctgtttgtgggatggtgcataaaaaagatcccttgctgtttcctccctcaatatctgtgtggtctttaaccatacgtccgacgccatataaccgtaaattaaatgtgttgagtgtgttgttaaacaaaacatttccttccttcatttggcaaaatcatgtacattgttttaaaaagctaataaagtttaaagttctTAAGTTATATAGATAAAATATGATGTTACTTAAAGTGATGTAAGGATTTGCAGCtatatatcatttatttgtttatcttGTTACTTTTAGGAAGTGTGTGGTGTGCAAACATGGAATTGCAAGTAGGCAAGTCGGACTGGGCCCAGGGAGTGGAGTACAAAACGTTACTTCCTACAGTATGTCTTACAAGTCCTATTGAATGCAAGAATGGCGAAGGAACTTTGAAAAATAGAACGTTCTCTTCTGGTATGTGCCTGCAGTATCTTTCCTCTTTTATTATTAGCCATGAAATGGTGTACATACAACTACATGTAGGAAAACTCCTTAAAATGTAACAGTTTTTATTGGAATCAGTTAACTGGAGATCATTTACAAAAGCTAAATTAGTGTTGGTTATTTAATATTGGTCTAAATAATGATGGATATTATTTgagatatatttgttaaaaaccaCCTATGCTATTTGACTAACTCACTTTATCAAGGCTAATCTCTGGCACTCGGTAAAGTTACCAGTTGGGAATTTACcacaaaaaaatgaaaattttaatttggccaaataaattttagtcataattcttttttgtttgtttttgaagaTAGTAGggcttctaaaaaaaaatcaaggttAATTGTAATTTGGCCCCAAATTTTCTGCACACCTAGAGCTAACCCTGGTTTgtgataaatataatttcttttctcCTTTTATGCAGAACACTTTTGTACTGAAGTTAGCAAAGAAAAATGGGACCGCATTAAGGTGATTTGTCGACAACCCTTCCGTAAGGATGTCCAGTATGGTTTGACTTTCATTAGGATCAAATCTGCAGATGCACTACCAGCAGAAAACACGAATCTCCTGCAGTCACCCACCAGTGATAATCGCATCAATGGCAAGAGTTCAGAGGACAATTCCATTGTTAAATcaatacaaaaacatttctttggaaGAACATTTCTTAGGTATGTTTTGGTAGTGAAGATGAACAACTTTGGGtaggaaaatatttaatcaATCAACAGTGAAAGCCCTCAAAAACAGACCCACTATAAACcacaattttgtatttattttttaaattatcagtaAACAACAGAACTTgtgtaaactggatacccctaAAAACCAGACACTACTTGCTCCCAGAGGGCATCTGGTTTGGAGGGGTTtcattgtatttatataatatgtggcGTCATACTAAATGTAAAACAGAGGAAGAAATTCTTGATCCTGGATGAAAATGTTTGAAGGTACTGCATTTTTGACTTTCGAAAAAGTATCTTCTGTCATATTTTATGATGCCTCTTCTTATTTTTAGACTCCAATGACAGAGTTGTAGAACTTAAATTAGTGAATGCAAGTATATATCACCatgttataataacataatattggGTTAAAGACTATTAATTGACTTAAGTattcctttttaaaaactttgtgtttgtttgttacagTAATAAAGAGAGGGTGGATCCCTTGCAGTCAAAACTTTTGAAGATTGCTGGAACCTCTGAAAATGGAGTGGAACAAGAAGACGCCCTGCCTAGAACTGCAAAGCTCGTGCTCGCAGCCACGGAAAACATTGGAAAATTCAGTCCACAGTCTAGATCAAAGACGAATTCCAGTGTGAAAGGCCAGCTTTTTTCCGAACGTCTTGAacaaaaatatgggccaaaggTTTACACAGttcttgtaaaattaattttatttgtagatgtaaaataaaatggaagTGAAATAGTATcaatattttagaaaacaaaaaacatttttaaactgtGTTCACATTCAACATGATTCTTACTAATAGCCTTGAAAAgggaaaaacaattaaaagttttctttttaatattacctgtcctcaaacaagtgcatttCCCCCCCACACTAGTGGACTGGTCCGAGCATCCCAACATataatgggatggcctaaatctTCTACTGCATGCTTCCTTGTAGTTCTGGTCATATGACTAtagctttcttctttttctctttgctATATTGGTCGGATGTGTTTCTTTTGGCTCTGTTCTTGAAGTCAAACTTGAAAAgggaaaaacaattaaaagtgttctttaatttttaaaattgatagCTTTGCTACAgacattgatatattatatttagcTGATTTAATTTCTTACTTTagttttttgtatgttattcctCTGCTTtggaaatttatttatattttagtcAGTTGGTTCTGATTTTAATAAATGGTGTAGATTCTTGTTTTTTGAAACTTACAGTTTGAAGATGAGGTTACTGAATTCTTGGGAACCCTACACATTGATGATTTCGACTTGGATCACATCACAATAGCAggcaattatgttactatatgtgttttaataaaatatcttctaccagtaataataaaaactagaTAATTTTTAAGGAGATAGTTTGTTTGATGAGTAATTATTTCTAAGGAAATCTTGGGAGATTTTGCAAATTTCATTTCTAGCTCTTGAAATATTCAGTTAGGtcaagaaaaaattaaattattattgtttcatGATTGCTTAGTGGACAATAGCTTTAACAAAAAGTTGTGAAAAGTCTTGGAATTTTGTTCATGTAGCAAAACTCAAAAAAGCCGTTAAAAGTTTACACTGCTCTCAAGTAAAGTTATATTTGTTAGTCTATCAAGAAGATCAGTGTGGATCAAATAGTGTATGCTCATTATTTAtccacagacaaaaaaaaatctattgtaTGTTTTTACAGATCTGCGACATCGATTTGAAAAGACCCAGAAAAGGAAACTTTGTGGAGATGAAAAAAAGATCTTCATGgaattatgtcagaattacattTGTGATGTATTTGATAAAGTGGACAACAAAGCCTTACAGTTACCTTTAACTTCAAAACCTGAAAGTGAAAATGAATATCCATTTAATACACCTTCTAGGAAACGGAAAGCAAATGATGATACAAATCGGTCTTCACCGAAAACTCCTAAAATTGCAGTGAGTGGTGTTAGAAAACCACAGGGAGAAACAGACACCACGAATGCCAAAACTACCCAATTAAAGAAGTTCAATAATTTTAGCTCCAAGTCACCCGTAAGTAGTAGAAATACTTCATCTACCATTGATGATAAGGAAACATCTTCGGTGGAACCATACATTGGAAAGACAAAATCAAATTGCAATGCAACACCTTCAAAATCAAAAGTTATGACACCTCTTAATTTTTTGTCTCCAACTAATCATAAACATTCTTCAGCAGCAGATGCATTGCATAAAAACAAGGATGCCAATTCAAATTATGTACATCACGTTACATCAACAAGAACATCACCCAGCATGGCAACTTCTGCAAGTAACAAAAAGAACACTGATCATTCCCATGTTGCGTCACTTGTTGCAGCcataaaaaacaattttccaAAGTCATCTCCACCTGCGAGAAAGCCATCAACTAAAGGGGATGCTACTACACGGAGTGCTACTCCTAAACAATGTGCTACAAAAAGTTTTTCTTATCGGGGATTACAGCTTGAAATTGGTCCTGTCAACACAAGGACAAAAGCTCCACCTATCGAGCAGCTTGTCTCCGATATTCACAATTCTCTTTCTGGATCATCCGATCAGTGGCTGTCCAAAGAAAAAGGGTTAGGTCTTGATACAGGTGATCACATAAAGTCTTTAGTGTCTAAAGCACAGAGGGGTCGTGGTAAAGCTAGAGGAACTTCCACTGCAAGGACTAGAGGAGGGAAACGTGGAAGAGGTGGACCAAGTGTCAGATCTAGGGGAGGATCCAGTGGAAAAACAGGAGGTTCCTCTGGaagaaaacgaaaacaaaaagatGAGGATTGGTCAGGAGCTGATGATGATCTTTggtaatattgtttataatcATCTGCTTTTGTGAATCATGTTTGCAACTCATATTTTGATCCTTTCAATTTGTTAGGTGGATCGTCAATTCAAGATCAAATAATTTCTCAATGTTTTGTAGATTGTAATTGTTATGAGAAATTTGGTTTAAGTTGtggttaaagctgcaatcttgcCATTCCATTTTCtaataattgtaaattttaatgcaaaatacaaacacctACATATTTCAGATATccatatattttttacttttaaggGATATCAACAGCTTATGTGCAACTCAAGTCATAGTGCTATATTTTaagctaaaactaaaaatatattatgaagATACTGTTTCTCCTGATAACTTTAAAATGGAATCTATATATAGGTTGTTAAATATATAACTGGTTTTGGTTTTCAACTTTTGGAAATGAAATTATTGCTGTATATACCATCCTCCAAACATGtatataccttttattttttaaaaccactgTAGTTTATCTAATGTATGATGATCATGTTGAGGTATTAATAAAGATGCATATTACATTTTCAGTTTCCCGGAGGCTGCAATTGATAACCCAGTTTTTCATAATTACATAGTCTGTTCCAGTTGCAAAGGTTAGTAGACATTAATCTTAAAATCTTACTCTTTGTTTGTATGTCCTACAAAGCATGGCATACTCTTAGGAGTACTTTAGTTTCTGTGCTATTACTCATGGTGGATGGATCTtatagtgtgtttgttttttttggttaagTATTTGACTGTTGGGTCAAGGAAGGAAGATTTATGCAGTAGTAGTGCATCCACTTTTGGTAGAAATGTTTTTAGATTTTCATGTTCCAATCGATGCCTTGTGAGTGGCATGTTAAAAGCTGTGGCCACTTTGCAGATCAAAAAAGATGTTGTGCTATCTAGTGTTTGTATGTGCTGTAACAGTTGCACTTAATTgctgaaattaattttattgaataaaCTGGTCTTCTTGGAAATAAATGTGTCTGTACAAggataatttattatttactcaacattttAATAGTGTATTGGTTCATAGATTTAAAACAATGGTGGGTGGGATGTTCTGTGGTAGACCTCTCACTCTTGACTCCAGATGAAAGTGGTTCATACAAATTAATTGCCCTTGGTTTTTcaatcccaaccagtgccccatgactggtacaatAAAGGTTGTGGTAAGTGCTGTATGAAAATTcaggagtagcccatgtgagtggtatgtgctgtcctgtataagaatacatataaatatcccttgctgtaatTTAGTagcctgtggtatgtactgtcctgtataagaaagtacatataaatgtCCCTTGCTGTAATTTAGTAGCctgtgtggtatgtactgtcctgtataaGAAAGTAAATATACACATCCCTTGCAGCAATACAGGAGTAGCTTGTGTGCGCTGTCCTGTAtaataaagtgcatataaatatccCTTGCAGCAATtcaggagtagcctgtgtgtggcatgtgctgtcctgtatataAATATCCCTTGATGTAATTCAGGAGTAGCCAATGTGGTTTTCTTTCTGTTTAGACCAAAAGTTAAATATGTGCTGTGTTGTtgttaagaaatatatattgggAGGAAAAATAACAGCAAAACTAAGGTTGGAAGGAAGAATGTGATCAAATACGgtgattttttaatcagttGGTCTTGTTTGACGTTTTTCATATGTGCCACACTTAAAACTGTCCATTTTACATTTCAGGAAATGTTCCAGAACATGTGTATTCTCATCATTATCTAACATGTGGTCCATCTGACTTGTTGACTAGCAGTCCTTCCAGGGGTTCAGTCAGTTCCTCTGGTGCATCATCCTCTTCTACAACTCACAGTTCACGGATCAGCAAAGATGACAAATACTGGACCATTTTTTCTTCAAGTGATTCTGACAGTGATCTCGACGtcagtgttaaacaaaatgataaaTGCGTGTCTTGCCCCATCTGTAATCAGATGTTTTCAGAGGATATGATAACGACACATGCCAATTTCTGTTGTGAAACAATAGGCTTTCACTGACATCATTCTCAATATTGGAGACAATTGTCTGTGATGCTTCAAAAATATTCTAAACATACAACTTTGAAAATATTGAATTCCTAATGGTTTGACAATTAGCTATTTAAACTCTTTAGAGCAAATTAAATGCTGGTACCGTAGTAATTTTTTTAGTGTTGATATTTCTTAGTAGAAAAATAGTTATACAGTTACATATAACATAACTTTTTCCCAGCATTTTGCCTGTGActatacagggctcgaaatgggaagtaaaaaaaaaatatgccttgctgGAAATAAGACCACTTCCCTTTAGAGTGAAGGGTCTAAAAATTGACTGCTTTTCACATGCTGCTATTTTGAGCACCGCTGTTTTAAAATGCCTATGTATGGCCCCAGTTGACTATATGGCAGTGAGCTATGTGACTGTTTTTTCAGGGCAATATAAAAATGCTTGTTTAAGACCgactatttttaaaacaacaaaataatggtATGTCATTAatgtcaatatttattttaaaaacactaaaatcTCAATATTTTAGGGAGAAATGTACAGTGCAAACAGCTCATCAGCAATTACCTCACATGATACAGGTATGTGAAGAGTGGTGACTGGATCAATTCTGCCATCTGGCCTTTTTCCTCCATAAAACCTATTTATAGCTAGATGTAGGCAGAGAATTAtggtattatataaatttataatattgcAACAAATACAAGAACTGTTGgaataataatatttcagtgccaaatataaataaacagtaaacTAATTCTGTATAACCATAGCTTTTGTGTTATGTTTATCGGGAATTGGGAATTGTATTAACATGCCCACATCCAATGATTGTTGAAGCAAGCCCATCTCAGGTTTAATCTTGTAAACACCAATGACTACTTCCAGGAAAATAAAGTGTatcggactatttataaaaagaaaaaaaaatgtgaaagGTGGCCGAAAAGGTATTGTAGTCTGATGGAACATCTGTATCATCCAGGTCATGTTGAGATGTTGGCAAGATCCGGTCGGATGGCGAGTTTATTAATGGTGGTTTCTCCAGTGATGTTACTTCTAACATCTGAAGTTACTGAGCTGCCTGTTTTGGCTCTCACTTTGTAGCACATTTTCTCTTCCTTGTCCTCTAGTACACTAGGGTCACAGTGTCTTGGTTCACCTTGCAGAACttaatcaaaattttgaatGATGTATTCATCGCCTGGGGGATGGAGAGAGCAGAGACATATCTGTCTTTATCATTGTCAGAACTCAGAATGTTATGTTTATTAAGCCTATGGTAAATCATAAATTGTATCTAGAATAATGGGTGCAGAATTCTGCAATATATAACCTGTGTATCCCACTGTTTATTAGAAACtggtatacatttttatttacctgATAATGGGGTGTCCTTGCAAGAACACCTAAATTGTAATAAGTTGTGTCGGAGTCGTACTTTATTCCTTACTTCAAATTGCAAGCTCTCAATCGATCAAATCACATTAATGTACAATTATCTAAAATGTGGtccataattgttttattatataataccaTCGGAAAGATTTGTACATTCATATTTCAGGGTTAGTAGCagtctttaaattccttgaaagtctttgaatttgaaaacattaattttaagtCTTCGAATtgtaataatcacaaatcaTAGCTAAAGCAACGATGAtatcttttacagctgcatgcacttgatattttccagttacaaggtttaatctgtcatgatgcatgtaaaaaagctaatttttttgccatggacagcaatgtaaacaaactgatttggtattttatagcattctattgtctttgaccgctatgtaaaagtctttgaaaatagCAGGTagaagtctttgaatttgtttggtctttaaggctatgaaccctgtatTTTCTTTATGTGCATGCACTCGTATTTCCTGCAAATTATGTTTAAACAGACAGTTTCTACAACATCTTCCTACATGACAAGATTCAagtaattattacaaaatatagtgttttccctagcttgttttagcatggtgcagcaccatgcctcaatagtctagcaccatcttgccttaatgccatgctgccctgaaattaaacaagcctttttcactaattaattataaaattgcctttataaaacacccaaaaatgtattattaattaataacatatgccttttatatcttttgccattcatttattaaaacaaacgcATAAATtagtttaatgtttattttaattgtttatttttaatgaaaaaaaagtgcttccaaaaatggtgaaaatgccccaaaagtgtttggtctaccatgccttgcctcatttctagggaaatcactaaaatAGTAAAGTGAGAATACCCCATAACCTATATAAAAATGTCCTTTGTAACTAATCTGATGAGGTTCAGAATCTCCACACTCAAAGTAAGATAACACTGtacaatgtacaatgtacaGTAACCTGCATGGAATGTAGAGATGCAAATGCATAAATATGTGGTAATAATGTTTGGATATGAAAATGTTGCTGTAACTGATACCCATAATCGTCATTGTGTGAACACAATGTTAATAAATGGTTGAGGTcgtgatgtagctcagtggtataacATTCGCCCGAGGTGCATTAGATTACAGGATTCATTGGCTTGTATggatttgggggttttctcatcCTAAGTAAAGTCTCACCCCAagcagtgcaccatgactggtacaaaggctgtggtatgtgctatcctgtctatgggatggtgcatataaaagatcccttgctgctaataaaaaaagttgCCCTTGTAGTGGCGacaggttttttctctcaatatttgtgtggtccttaaccatatgttcgacaccatataaccgtaaataaaatgtgtcgagtgcatcgttaaaacatttcctatctTCCAAAGTAAAATGCTTAAAAAGgattactgggtttttttcaggAATAACCTGTATAGTGACAGTGGGCTTTCtttctcgaccaagtgtcaaatatatgtaatatgtttgCAACAaaactgtagtttaaaatgtgctgaggtattgTCACTTAAAGGGATTATAGCgagtttgcaaccattgtaacttgtccatccatccgtccataaaccttttgttttatataggatcatcaaaccttgcatgcaagtacaacttgggatggctgtGTGCTGCGTACCATAACTAGATCACTGTAACCTAAATTTTATGCATTATTGCACATTAAAGGCGCTCgatcacggatggttgacctaattactgacccaacaaagtattatatgacaatatatacatttgatttgtacctaaaagtactttactgaaccatctatataACCAGCATATTCCActtgttgatattttataaaaaataattgaattatgtcaagtccataattcagagaaaaataacagctatttggagagcagaagtgtgacgtattattttgattCATGTGACGGGCATCCCCAGAATAACCACTCTGTCAAAACGATTACCAAGCTAGTGCAaagagaacgcttgaccgttcTCTGCGATGTagtataaatacaaaaaaataacaaaaataagttattaaaaattaataaaaacatgtactgaatgaaaATAAGCTTACACATTAATTTactttagtaacagaagcatgttaaatgtTGACAAttccgactagttaggcctttgcatctatctggtaaatttatcgttagtcgtatgcaaaaaacattttaaaagaatgcTCTAACTAGACTGTTTATATgtgatgtgactatatatatgacagctgtgtatatagcctccactaacgagggcgggctatattcacagcaaaaatgtatataggtggTAAacaagtatttgattgatccatattaccgaaccatctggaacagaaGGAATACATACCAAGTAGTAAGTACTGTACAAACGGTAtgttttctgaacaggggaggtgtgtgtgtgtgtgagagaatcTATGAATAACGTAATATtgcccctacagtactaacaaaaaattaacaataataaataaataaataaataaaaattacagatCAAATTATTAGCTGCTGAGGTAGGTGATCTGAAAGATCtgaaaggtgcagaccctagtttcaacccctGATAATAGACACCAAGTTTTgttatctacaaacctgtaacacatctgtataaagttacaattgagtgagaCACgagtgtgactttgaaatggtgaaataccctctaaaaaatagacaaaaactcgactccataactgttacttctcaaatgCACGTTCATTTTTAAACctatgacaaatatattttgtgatattaaaaacaccaggatgaccaaaaacacttcgaatgtacgaaaatggataatctaaacaataaaatgtaagtaaagtatgatttcagttatctaAAATGGCTCCAACAGTGAAAaaatgtcttagtgtttaaaaactagggtatgtccctttaataatttttcaccgATTGCAATTTTCAGGCTCCttagatatttgtttatttggtgtgtttttttacgctgtacattaaaccaaatgaccactcTGCcaatcagtcaaaataatttgcaaacggTTAACGAAAAACGACTGGCTGGTTGTATGCCACATTTGTAAAACATATTATCCGTTTTTTAACCAAGCACTATAGCGTTGTAACTGTCTAGACTATCTCCTctgctaaattccatgcacacgcgcctgataataataataataaatggtgagttcatgttccttactgtttattattttatttcagcatattcgcagttattttcgtatgaaataatatactcttcaaaagaagaaacgcaaaaccacattgtcgtaacatttggagaattgatttaattattgaatggggagtccgataattaccaaatgttgcaggattgttcacaattcactctagtccattgtgagtaagtgataggacacaccaccaaggtcaaggtcatctggagtcaataccgggtgtggcctccgcgtgtgttgacaactgcctggcaccgcctgcccattgaagcaaccagagtacggatgacgtcccgggggatggtggcccactcgacctgcaaggctgctgccagctcgggcagggtctggggctgtggttgtcgctgtcggtccaactcgtcccatagatgctcaattgggttcaaatccggtgatatcgatgaccaaggaaggacattaatgttgttgttctgtaggaaagccgttgtgagacgtgctgtgtgaggcctggcgttgtcatgttggaacactgcgttgcgttggccataactggaacgatgtgtggccggaggatctggtcaatgtagccctgtgcattcaggttgccctgcacgtggaccaggtcagttctgccagtgtgtgagatggctgcccacaccatgacactaccccagccgaatctgtccacttcctgcacgcagtttgccgcataatgttcaccacgacgcctatacacgcgacatcttccatcatgacgtcggagcagaaatcgggactcgtcactgaaccacacctgtctccatcgcagttgaggccattgtcgatgaatctggcaccactgcagtcggagtcgacggtgttgtggtgttaagatgacatctcgaactggacgtctggcacgaattcctacctcacgtaggcggttccgtacggtctggtcggatatcctgcgcaaacctggtattgctgcggctgtggaggtggcagtagtcaatcgttcccgaaggtggcgtacccggatgtagcggtcctgcccgagggtagtgacccgtggtcgaccggatctagggaggtcacgtgttgatccatgttgctggtaacggtcccagtctggagatggtgcttggggacacatggaatgccctggcaacggccgttctggattcgcctgcgtctagtcggccgatggcattgtttctctgcggttcactgagacgtggcatgtcctggattgtcaactgtcagccagatacagaggccaggcaagcgaacaccctgcacttttatactgtcggtgttcatgttgcacgtgcagaccgcgcacgtgcagtggtgacatggtttgcacgtggctgcgtttttgcgaatattcacattttggaactttattgtacagtagctgcgttttatcgaatgtaaccgtgggaatgtgtttgggacatgcaatgaccttatattcacaaagcatgaactgGTAGGAAACATGAAAttggagttataacccatttgtacccttttgcgtttctttttttgaagagtatatttattttattatatagccagccctcatttgccaagtctatacacggcggtcgtttttatataaaattctaaaatacattatacggttgtcgtatatacatcctcatcactacgagcctgttttgccgtattttttatgacttttcacaagaagaattcctaatttaaaaaattaaccagGTCATGGAATCATACAATATAACacggtttggtattccaaatgaatgtaatttccatttataatccatatttagagaatggcccactaaatccgtgactgAGTGCCTTTAAAGCAAATCTTTGTTGGGACCATAGcgtccttatcaattcatataggatcatcaaacctttcatgcaagtacaacttgggtgTTGCGGACCAC includes the following:
- the LOC121367805 gene encoding uncharacterized protein LOC121367805; translated protein: MARVSIKFVVSFSSQDDNHKVSNIIDGNGFKCWLSQPQEKSGQIEAVFQLEKECLIANIDVGSVWCANMELQVGKSDWAQGVEYKTLLPTVCLTSPIECKNGEGTLKNRTFSSEHFCTEVSKEKWDRIKVICRQPFRKDVQYGLTFIRIKSADALPAENTNLLQSPTSDNRINGKSSEDNSIVKSIQKHFFGRTFLSNKERVDPLQSKLLKIAGTSENGVEQEDALPRTAKLVLAATENIGKFSPQSRSKTNSSVKGQLFSERLEQKYGPKFEDEVTEFLGTLHIDDFDLDHITIADLRHRFEKTQKRKLCGDEKKIFMELCQNYICDVFDKVDNKALQLPLTSKPESENEYPFNTPSRKRKANDDTNRSSPKTPKIAVSGVRKPQGETDTTNAKTTQLKKFNNFSSKSPVSSRNTSSTIDDKETSSVEPYIGKTKSNCNATPSKSKVMTPLNFLSPTNHKHSSAADALHKNKDANSNYVHHVTSTRTSPSMATSASNKKNTDHSHVASLVAAIKNNFPKSSPPARKPSTKGDATTRSATPKQCATKSFSYRGLQLEIGPVNTRTKAPPIEQLVSDIHNSLSGSSDQWLSKEKGLGLDTGDHIKSLVSKAQRGRGKARGTSTARTRGGKRGRGGPSVRSRGGSSGKTGGSSGRKRKQKDEDWSGADDDLCFPEAAIDNPVFHNYIVCSSCKGNVPEHVYSHHYLTCGPSDLLTSSPSRGSVSSSGASSSSTTHSSRISKDDKYWTIFSSSDSDSDLDVSVKQNDKCVSCPICNQMFSEDMITTHANFCCETIGFH